In one Parvibaculum sp. genomic region, the following are encoded:
- a CDS encoding acyl-CoA dehydrogenase family protein, with protein MNLDLTPADAAFRDEVRAFLDENLTPELAEAGRLTTSVFTDREWNLAWQKVLYKKGWVAPSWPVEYGGTGWSEMQKYIWTSECTRAGTPGLSPMGLRMCGPMLMKFGTPEQKAFYLPRILSGEDYWCQGYSEPGSGSDLASLQLKAVSDGDDYVLNGTKIWTTHAHFANRMFCLVRTDASGKPQQGITFLLLDMDTPGIKVEPIITLAGEHEVNQVFFDDVRVPKKNIVGEENQGWTVAKYLLEFERGGAFAASLEVGIEKIREVAASERAGDGKRLIDDATFARKIAEAEIEVKAMEMTEHRVMAELAGGKNPGPASSMLKTRGTEMRQRLDEIAVETIAYYSGVEQRDARAPGSNVAPVGPADGMVFMPTYLNNRAASIYGGSNEVQRGIMAKLVLGL; from the coding sequence ATGAATCTCGATCTCACGCCCGCCGATGCGGCCTTTCGCGACGAAGTGCGCGCTTTTCTCGACGAGAACCTGACGCCGGAACTCGCCGAGGCGGGGCGGCTGACGACATCGGTTTTCACCGACCGGGAATGGAACCTTGCCTGGCAGAAGGTGCTCTACAAGAAGGGCTGGGTGGCGCCGAGCTGGCCGGTCGAATATGGCGGCACCGGCTGGAGCGAGATGCAGAAATATATCTGGACCTCGGAATGCACGCGCGCCGGCACGCCCGGTCTCTCGCCGATGGGGCTTCGCATGTGCGGGCCGATGCTGATGAAGTTCGGCACGCCCGAGCAGAAGGCCTTTTACCTGCCGCGTATTCTTTCCGGCGAGGACTACTGGTGCCAGGGCTATTCGGAGCCGGGCTCGGGCTCCGACCTTGCCTCGCTGCAGCTGAAGGCGGTGAGCGACGGCGACGATTATGTGCTGAACGGCACCAAGATCTGGACCACGCATGCGCATTTCGCCAATCGCATGTTCTGCCTTGTGCGCACCGACGCAAGCGGCAAGCCGCAACAGGGCATCACTTTCCTGCTGCTCGACATGGACACGCCGGGCATCAAGGTCGAACCGATCATCACGCTGGCCGGCGAGCATGAGGTGAACCAGGTTTTCTTCGACGATGTGCGCGTGCCGAAGAAGAACATCGTCGGCGAGGAGAACCAGGGCTGGACGGTGGCGAAATATCTGCTCGAATTCGAACGCGGCGGCGCCTTCGCGGCGTCACTCGAAGTCGGCATCGAAAAAATCCGCGAAGTAGCGGCGAGCGAACGCGCCGGCGACGGTAAGCGGCTGATCGACGACGCAACATTCGCGCGCAAGATCGCCGAAGCGGAAATCGAGGTGAAGGCGATGGAGATGACCGAGCACCGCGTGATGGCGGAGCTCGCCGGCGGCAAAAACCCCGGCCCCGCCTCCTCGATGCTGAAAACGCGCGGCACCGAGATGCGCCAGCGCCTCGACGAAATCGCCGTCGAGACCATCGCCTATTATTCCGGCGTCGAGCAGCGCGACGCACGGGCGCCCGGATCGAATGTCGCGCCCGTGGGCCCGGCGGACGGCATGGTTTTCATGCCGACCTATCTCAACAATCGCGCGGCCTCCATCTATGGCGGCTCGAACGAGGTTCAGCGCGGCATCATGGCGAAGCTGGTGCTGGGACTTTAG
- a CDS encoding acyl-CoA dehydrogenase family protein, whose protein sequence is MDLAMRAEDVAFRDEVRAFLAENLTDDLKAHARLTPGILADQDLRVEWLKRLHKRGWAAPAWPKQYGGAGWNVMQRFIWSSECAAAGAPVSSNMGLSMVGPTLMGHGTDEQKAYYLPRILAGEDWWCQGYSEPGSGSDLASLQCRATSDGDDYIINGTKLWTTGAHQSNKMFCLVRTDPNAAKKQEGISFILIDDFQAKGIKVDPIITLAGDHEVNQVFFDDVRVPKKNRVGAENNGWTVAKYLLEFERGGAAHGANLRNALNKLRVVAGTEHAGDGSKLIDDPAFRRKLDETEVEVTAVEFTEHRIMSQLSNGQNPGAAASIIKLRGADTNQKITELGVEAIAYYVQPDVIEARTWGSNTKPVGPDHTLMVMPKYLNTRAQTIFGGSNEVQRNIMAKAVLGL, encoded by the coding sequence ATGGATCTCGCCATGCGGGCCGAAGATGTCGCGTTTCGCGACGAGGTCAGGGCGTTTCTTGCCGAGAACCTGACGGATGATCTGAAGGCGCATGCGCGCCTTACGCCCGGCATTCTGGCCGATCAGGATTTGCGCGTCGAATGGCTGAAGCGGCTTCACAAGCGCGGCTGGGCCGCGCCTGCCTGGCCCAAACAATATGGCGGCGCGGGCTGGAACGTGATGCAGCGCTTCATCTGGTCGTCGGAATGCGCGGCGGCCGGCGCGCCCGTCAGTTCCAACATGGGCCTCTCGATGGTCGGGCCCACGCTGATGGGCCACGGCACGGACGAGCAGAAGGCTTACTACCTGCCGCGCATCCTCGCCGGCGAAGACTGGTGGTGCCAGGGCTATTCGGAGCCGGGCTCGGGATCGGACCTCGCCAGCCTGCAATGCCGCGCCACCTCCGACGGCGACGACTACATCATCAACGGCACCAAGCTCTGGACCACCGGCGCGCATCAGTCGAACAAGATGTTCTGCCTCGTCCGCACGGACCCCAACGCGGCGAAGAAGCAGGAAGGGATTTCCTTCATCCTGATCGACGATTTCCAGGCCAAGGGGATCAAGGTCGACCCGATCATCACGCTGGCGGGCGACCATGAAGTGAACCAGGTTTTCTTCGACGATGTGCGTGTGCCGAAGAAAAACCGCGTGGGCGCCGAGAACAATGGCTGGACGGTTGCCAAATACCTGCTCGAATTCGAACGCGGCGGCGCGGCGCATGGCGCCAATCTGCGCAATGCGCTCAACAAGCTTCGCGTGGTGGCGGGCACCGAACATGCGGGCGACGGCTCGAAGCTGATCGACGATCCGGCGTTTCGGCGCAAGCTCGATGAGACGGAAGTGGAAGTGACGGCGGTCGAATTCACCGAGCACCGCATCATGTCGCAGCTTTCCAACGGGCAGAATCCGGGCGCGGCGGCTTCCATCATCAAATTGCGCGGCGCCGACACCAACCAGAAGATCACCGAGCTCGGCGTCGAGGCGATCGCCTATTACGTCCAGCCGGACGTGATTGAGGCGCGTACATGGGGTTCGAACACCAAGCCCGTCGGGCCCGACCACACGCTGATGGTGATGCCGAAATATCTCAACACGCGGGCGCAGACGATTTTCGGCGGCTCGAACGAGGTTCAGCGCAACATCATGGCCAAGGCCGTGCTGGGGCTTTGA
- a CDS encoding potassium/proton antiporter, producing the protein MDFANQIILVSAALITFSIFAGVLSSRIGAPLLLVFLAFGMLAGEDGPGGIVFHDFSVAYLVGSFALALILFDGGLRTSREALTRAFGPAVLLATVGVVLTAAITGLAAKFLFGLGWAEAMLLGAIVGSTDAAAVFFLLHLRGLRLKSRVAATLEVESGVNDPMAIFLTLALVTIIIHGQAIASWESALDFFWDFLWQMAGGIIFGLLGGAFVLRAVNRLELSAGLYPILAGALALLVFALTQSVGASGFLAVYLVGFTLGNNPHRATSEIARFSDGMAWLAQIGMFLMMGLLVTPSALLPVLLPALGVALVLIVVARPVAVVLCLLPYRFAPRETAFVSWVGLRGAVPIFLGTIPILSGVEGAHTMFSVVYVIVLASLILQGWTVSWAARLAEVELPPRAAPRRRVELDLPAGKGKSVVAYTVDPMSILALRHMTRLPLPAGTSVISVMRDGIVRTEGLNEGVMPGDVVMMLTTADAVATLDRLFGVRKSRAKAKDAGMIDFVLDASAGAASIADIYGLAFEPEERPLTLEEFMRSRLGKDVKEGARTRVGGVELIAMQVSDGSVHQVGLDLDPPPRETTLTTLRTRLVEMLRFLREQFLADNARS; encoded by the coding sequence ATGGATTTCGCCAACCAGATCATTCTGGTTTCCGCCGCCCTGATCACCTTCTCGATCTTTGCGGGCGTCCTTTCCTCGCGGATCGGCGCACCCTTGCTGCTGGTCTTTCTGGCCTTCGGCATGCTGGCCGGCGAGGACGGACCGGGGGGCATTGTCTTTCACGATTTCTCGGTCGCCTATCTCGTCGGCTCCTTTGCGCTGGCCCTGATCCTGTTCGACGGCGGATTGCGGACGAGCCGCGAGGCGCTGACCCGCGCTTTCGGCCCCGCCGTGTTGCTGGCGACTGTCGGTGTCGTGCTCACCGCGGCGATCACCGGACTTGCGGCGAAGTTCCTGTTCGGGCTCGGCTGGGCCGAAGCGATGCTGCTCGGCGCCATTGTAGGTTCGACCGACGCGGCGGCGGTGTTTTTCCTGCTGCATCTGCGGGGCTTGCGCCTGAAATCGCGTGTGGCCGCCACGCTCGAGGTCGAGTCGGGCGTCAACGACCCGATGGCGATTTTTCTCACCCTGGCGCTGGTCACGATCATCATTCACGGTCAGGCCATCGCCAGTTGGGAATCGGCGCTCGACTTCTTCTGGGATTTTCTCTGGCAGATGGCGGGCGGCATCATATTTGGCCTGCTCGGCGGCGCCTTCGTGCTGCGCGCGGTCAACCGGCTGGAACTTTCGGCCGGCCTCTACCCGATCCTTGCCGGCGCCTTGGCGCTTCTGGTCTTCGCGTTGACGCAGAGCGTGGGCGCAAGCGGCTTTCTGGCGGTCTACCTGGTCGGCTTCACGCTCGGCAACAATCCGCACCGGGCGACCAGCGAGATCGCGCGCTTTTCCGACGGCATGGCCTGGCTCGCCCAGATCGGCATGTTCCTGATGATGGGCCTGCTGGTCACACCCTCGGCGCTTTTGCCGGTGCTCCTGCCGGCGCTTGGCGTCGCGCTGGTGCTGATTGTCGTTGCCCGTCCGGTCGCGGTGGTTCTGTGCCTCCTGCCCTATCGCTTCGCGCCGCGCGAGACGGCTTTTGTTTCCTGGGTCGGCCTGCGCGGTGCCGTGCCGATCTTCCTTGGCACCATTCCGATTCTCTCCGGTGTCGAGGGCGCCCACACGATGTTCAGCGTGGTCTATGTGATCGTGCTGGCCTCGCTGATCCTGCAGGGCTGGACCGTGTCCTGGGCCGCGCGCCTTGCCGAGGTCGAGTTGCCGCCGCGCGCCGCGCCGCGCCGCCGCGTCGAGCTTGATCTTCCGGCGGGCAAGGGCAAGAGCGTCGTTGCCTATACCGTCGATCCGATGAGCATTCTGGCGCTCCGCCATATGACGCGGCTGCCCCTGCCGGCGGGCACCAGCGTCATTTCGGTGATGCGCGACGGCATCGTCCGCACCGAAGGGCTCAACGAGGGTGTCATGCCCGGCGATGTCGTGATGATGCTGACGACGGCCGACGCGGTGGCGACGCTCGATCGGCTGTTCGGCGTCCGCAAATCGCGCGCCAAGGCGAAGGATGCCGGCATGATCGACTTCGTGCTGGACGCGAGCGCCGGCGCCGCCTCCATTGCCGACATCTACGGTCTGGCCTTCGAGCCCGAGGAGCGGCCGCTGACGCTGGAGGAATTCATGCGCTCCCGGCTCGGCAAGGATGTCAAGGAAGGCGCCCGCACCCGGGTCGGCGGCGTCGAACTGATCGCGATGCAGGTGAGCGACGGTTCGGTGCATCAGGTCGGCCTCGACCTCGATCCGCCGCCGCGCGAAACCACCCTGACGACGTTGCGCACGCGCCTTGTTGAAATGTTGCGCTTCCTCCGTGAGCAGTTCCTGGCCGACAACGCCCGTTCCTGA
- a CDS encoding SDR family oxidoreductase, translated as MDLGLRGKKAIVTGGTRGIGRAIAETLAAEGADVAICARNADQVNEAVAALSKKGVKALGGTADIADGAALKKWIADTAKALGGLDILVANASALQNGNDEKSWRACFEIDVLGAVNAFEAALPFLTEAAKKSGDASATFISSISAAESDGANSYGALKAAQIHHAKGLARQHAGAHVRVNTISPGTVYFKGGVWDMIEQHMPDTFKQAMERNPTGRMATPQDIANATVFLASPASSFTTGTNLVVDGAISRRVNF; from the coding sequence ATGGATCTCGGTCTCAGGGGCAAGAAGGCGATCGTCACTGGCGGCACACGCGGCATCGGCCGCGCCATCGCCGAGACGCTGGCGGCGGAAGGCGCGGATGTCGCCATCTGCGCCCGCAACGCCGATCAGGTGAACGAGGCCGTGGCCGCGCTCTCCAAAAAAGGCGTCAAGGCGCTGGGCGGCACCGCCGACATCGCCGACGGCGCGGCCCTGAAAAAATGGATCGCGGACACGGCAAAAGCGTTGGGCGGCCTCGACATTCTGGTTGCCAATGCAAGCGCGCTTCAAAACGGCAACGACGAAAAGTCCTGGCGCGCCTGCTTCGAAATCGACGTGCTCGGCGCCGTCAACGCCTTCGAGGCGGCGCTGCCCTTCCTCACCGAGGCGGCGAAGAAGTCGGGCGATGCTTCGGCCACCTTCATCTCATCGATCTCGGCGGCCGAAAGCGATGGCGCCAATTCCTATGGCGCGTTGAAGGCGGCGCAAATCCATCACGCCAAGGGCCTCGCGCGTCAGCACGCGGGTGCGCATGTGCGGGTCAACACAATCTCGCCCGGTACCGTCTATTTCAAGGGTGGCGTCTGGGACATGATCGAGCAACACATGCCCGACACGTTCAAGCAGGCGATGGAACGCAATCCGACCGGCCGCATGGCGACGCCGCAGGACATAGCGAATGCGACGGTCTTTCTCGCCAGCCCTGCATCTTCTTTCACCACGGGAACGAACCTCGTGGTCGATGGCGCGATCTCCCGGCGTGTGAATTTCTGA
- a CDS encoding type 1 glutamine amidotransferase, with protein sequence MHILYLVNALDSGPGVLLDEAARAGAAATLIHTTEATDLATGAKRDVPETAEGFDGLVVMGGVMGVYEEARYPFIEKTRALIRDFHGAEKPVMGVCLGSQLVASAFGAPVYRMRDKLDTHEEWGFLPQTWLDGAAADPLLKDAPQGLSIMQWHGDTFDMPDGAVPLSTRATCPSQAFRIGARTYAFQFHLEMTREGLDGWSVFRAKAEKKPLPEIEALIEPQIAAHLGPQDAFARRVMRRWMAFA encoded by the coding sequence ATGCACATTCTCTATCTCGTCAACGCGCTCGATTCCGGGCCCGGCGTGCTGCTGGACGAAGCGGCCCGCGCCGGCGCGGCGGCAACGCTGATCCATACGACCGAGGCGACGGACCTTGCGACCGGCGCGAAACGCGACGTGCCGGAAACGGCCGAGGGGTTCGACGGGCTGGTGGTGATGGGCGGCGTGATGGGCGTCTACGAGGAGGCGCGCTATCCCTTCATCGAAAAGACGCGGGCGCTGATCCGCGATTTTCACGGCGCGGAAAAGCCGGTGATGGGCGTCTGCCTCGGTTCGCAGCTGGTGGCGAGCGCCTTCGGCGCGCCGGTCTACCGGATGCGCGACAAGCTCGATACGCATGAGGAATGGGGCTTCCTGCCGCAAACATGGCTCGACGGGGCGGCGGCCGACCCATTGCTGAAGGATGCGCCGCAGGGGCTTTCGATCATGCAATGGCACGGCGATACGTTCGATATGCCGGATGGCGCGGTGCCGCTTTCGACGCGCGCGACCTGCCCCAGCCAGGCCTTTCGCATCGGCGCCCGCACCTATGCGTTCCAGTTTCACCTCGAGATGACGCGCGAGGGGCTCGACGGCTGGAGTGTCTTCCGCGCAAAAGCCGAAAAGAAGCCCCTGCCGGAAATCGAGGCGCTGATCGAACCGCAGATCGCGGCGCATCTTGGGCCGCAGGACGCGTTTGCGCGGCGCGTCATGCGGCGCTGGATGGCGTTCGCCTGA
- the pip gene encoding prolyl aminopeptidase → MSRRTLYPEIEPYRTGTLKVSDLHSIYFEECGNPKGKPVVIVHGGPGGGTNPTMRRTHNPDAYRIILFDQRGCGKSTPHAELAENTTWDLVADMERLREHLGLERWQLCGGSWGSTLALAYAETHPARVAEIILRGIFTLRPRELHWFYQEGTDALFPDAWEEFVAPIPVPERGDLMAAYYKRLTGDNEAEKLACARAWSIWEGTTLSLYSDPERVKRFADGHFALAFARIECHYFMNKGFFEPQDQLIRDAGRLAGIPGVIAQGRYDVVTPMFTAWELSKAWPGVELNIVADAGHTATEPGIVDVMVRASDRFAKA, encoded by the coding sequence ATGAGCCGCCGGACGCTCTATCCCGAGATCGAGCCCTACCGGACGGGGACGCTGAAAGTGTCCGATTTGCACAGCATCTATTTCGAGGAGTGCGGCAATCCGAAGGGCAAACCCGTTGTCATCGTGCATGGGGGCCCCGGCGGCGGCACCAACCCGACAATGCGGCGCACGCATAATCCGGACGCCTATCGAATCATCCTGTTCGACCAGCGCGGCTGCGGGAAGTCGACGCCGCATGCCGAGCTTGCCGAGAACACGACATGGGATCTCGTCGCCGACATGGAACGGTTGCGCGAACATCTGGGTCTTGAGCGCTGGCAGCTTTGCGGCGGCTCCTGGGGCTCGACGCTGGCGCTCGCCTATGCCGAGACGCACCCTGCCCGCGTTGCTGAAATCATCCTGCGCGGCATTTTCACGCTCCGGCCGCGCGAATTGCACTGGTTTTACCAGGAAGGCACCGACGCGCTCTTCCCCGATGCCTGGGAGGAATTCGTTGCCCCGATCCCTGTGCCTGAACGCGGCGACCTGATGGCCGCCTATTACAAGCGGCTGACCGGCGACAACGAGGCCGAGAAGCTCGCCTGCGCGCGGGCCTGGAGCATCTGGGAGGGGACGACGCTGTCGCTCTATTCCGACCCCGAACGCGTCAAGCGCTTCGCCGACGGGCACTTCGCCCTCGCCTTCGCGCGGATCGAATGCCACTACTTCATGAACAAGGGCTTTTTCGAGCCGCAGGACCAGCTGATCCGCGATGCAGGGCGGCTTGCCGGCATTCCCGGCGTCATCGCGCAGGGGCGCTACGACGTCGTGACGCCGATGTTCACGGCCTGGGAACTTTCGAAGGCCTGGCCCGGCGTCGAGCTCAACATCGTGGCCGATGCGGGCCACACGGCGACCGAACCCGGCATTGTCGATGTGATGGTCCGGGCGAGCGACCGGTTCGCGAAGGCGTGA
- a CDS encoding ribonucleoside-diphosphate reductase subunit alpha — protein MLNDTSKAVDMSEVEAGLSAMITGDARVNRVRAGSRVQAEPEMVFGEQYQAVQLDGRPRVKVDHARDALLTEFGKATLRDRYLMPGESYQDMFARVASFYADKGDTAHAQRLYDYISRLWFMPATPVLSNGGTQRGLPISCFLNEASDSLDGIVGLWNENVWLAAKGGGIGSYWGNLRSIGETVGGNGKTSGIIPFIRVMDSLTLAISQGSLRRGSAAVYLPIDHPEIEEFMEMRRPTGGDPNRKALNLHHGVLVSDAFMRAVEADAEWALLSPKDKTVQKTVSARSLWIRLLTSRIETGEPYIIYKDTVNNARPEHHKLAGLEVKTSNLCAEITLPTGIDQHGEQRTAVCCLSSLNLETYNEWQDHPTIIEDVMRFLDNVLQDFIDRAPGEMARAKYAAMRERSVGLGVMGFHSYLQANMIPFEGVMAKVWNKRMFTRIKEGVDAASKKLAEERGACPDAADYGFNERFSNKTAIAPTASISIITGGTSPGIEPIAANSFTHKTLSGSFNVRNRHLTKLLEQKGRNDDETWSSIVTSGGSVQHLDFLSDDEKDVFKTAFELDQRWVVEHAGDRAPLIDQAQSVNLFLAADVHKRDLNKLHILAWKQGVKSLYYCRSLSIQRAEKAEVVSLVPAKKLNVMTLDQVAAEAQSNDYEECLACQ, from the coding sequence ATGCTGAACGACACGTCGAAAGCGGTGGACATGAGTGAGGTCGAGGCCGGCCTGTCGGCAATGATTACGGGCGATGCGCGGGTCAACCGCGTGCGCGCCGGTTCGCGCGTCCAGGCCGAACCGGAAATGGTTTTCGGCGAGCAGTATCAGGCCGTCCAGTTGGATGGGCGCCCCCGGGTGAAGGTCGATCATGCGCGCGACGCGCTGCTGACCGAATTCGGCAAGGCGACGCTGCGCGACCGCTATCTGATGCCGGGCGAGTCCTATCAGGACATGTTCGCCCGCGTGGCCTCGTTTTACGCCGACAAGGGCGATACGGCCCATGCGCAGCGCCTCTACGACTATATTTCCCGCCTCTGGTTCATGCCGGCGACGCCGGTGCTGTCGAATGGCGGCACCCAGCGCGGCCTGCCGATTTCCTGCTTCCTCAACGAAGCCAGTGACAGCCTTGATGGCATTGTCGGCCTCTGGAACGAGAATGTCTGGCTCGCCGCCAAGGGCGGCGGCATCGGCTCCTATTGGGGCAATCTGCGCTCGATCGGCGAAACCGTCGGCGGCAACGGCAAGACCAGCGGCATCATCCCCTTCATCCGCGTGATGGATTCGCTGACGCTCGCCATCAGCCAGGGTTCGCTGCGCCGCGGCTCGGCGGCGGTCTATCTGCCGATCGACCACCCCGAGATCGAGGAATTCATGGAAATGCGCCGCCCGACCGGCGGCGACCCGAACCGCAAGGCGCTGAACCTGCATCACGGCGTGCTGGTGTCGGATGCCTTCATGCGCGCCGTCGAGGCGGATGCCGAATGGGCGCTGCTGAGCCCCAAGGACAAGACGGTCCAGAAAACCGTCTCGGCCCGCTCGCTCTGGATCCGCCTGCTGACCTCGCGCATCGAAACCGGCGAGCCCTACATCATCTACAAGGACACTGTGAACAACGCGCGCCCCGAGCACCACAAGCTCGCCGGCCTCGAAGTGAAAACGTCCAACCTGTGCGCCGAGATCACGCTCCCGACCGGCATCGATCAGCATGGCGAGCAGCGCACGGCCGTCTGCTGCCTCTCCTCGCTCAATCTCGAAACCTACAACGAGTGGCAGGACCACCCGACCATCATCGAGGACGTGATGCGCTTCCTCGACAATGTGCTGCAGGATTTCATCGACCGCGCGCCCGGCGAAATGGCCCGCGCCAAATACGCCGCCATGCGCGAGCGTTCGGTCGGCCTCGGCGTCATGGGCTTCCACTCCTACCTGCAGGCCAACATGATCCCCTTCGAGGGCGTCATGGCCAAGGTCTGGAACAAGCGCATGTTCACCCGCATCAAGGAAGGCGTCGACGCCGCCTCGAAAAAGCTGGCGGAAGAGCGGGGCGCCTGTCCCGACGCGGCGGATTACGGCTTCAACGAGCGCTTCTCCAACAAGACGGCGATTGCGCCCACCGCGTCAATCTCGATCATCACCGGCGGCACCTCGCCGGGCATCGAGCCGATCGCGGCGAACTCTTTCACGCATAAAACGCTCTCGGGCTCCTTCAACGTCCGCAACCGTCACCTGACGAAACTGCTGGAACAGAAGGGCCGCAACGACGACGAAACATGGTCCTCCATCGTCACCAGCGGCGGCTCGGTGCAGCATCTCGATTTCCTGTCGGACGACGAGAAGGACGTCTTCAAGACCGCCTTCGAACTCGACCAGCGCTGGGTCGTCGAACATGCGGGCGACCGCGCGCCGCTGATCGATCAGGCGCAGTCGGTCAACCTCTTCCTCGCCGCCGACGTGCACAAGCGCGACCTCAACAAGCTCCATATTCTGGCCTGGAAGCAGGGCGTGAAGAGCCTCTATTACTGCCGCTCGCTGTCGATCCAGCGCGCCGAAAAGGCCGAAGTGGTTTCGCTGGTGCCGGCGAAAAAGCTCAACGTGATGACGCTCGATCAGGTGGCGGCCGAAGCGCAGTCCAACGACTACGAAGAATGCCTCGCCTGTCAGTAA
- a CDS encoding ribonucleotide-diphosphate reductase subunit beta, whose product MSLLEERHVYKPFRYPWAYDAWLTQQRIHWLPEEVPLADDVKDWAKKLTEPERNLLTQIFRFFVQADVEVNNCYMKHYSRVFKPTEVQMMLAAFSNIETVHISAYSHLLDTIGMPEAEYEAFLKYDQMKAKFDYMQEWGVETKEDIAKTLAVFGGFTEGVQLFASFAILMNFPRFNKMKGMGQIVTWSARDESLHTVSAMKLFRTFIDENPEIWTENLRNDIYKACETIIHHEDAFIDLAFEMGGVEGLSAQEVKDYIRYIADRRLVQLNLQPIYRTEKNPLPWMDEMLNGIEHTNFFENRATEYSKASTRGTWDEAFE is encoded by the coding sequence ATGTCACTCCTCGAAGAACGTCACGTCTACAAGCCCTTCCGCTACCCCTGGGCCTATGACGCATGGCTGACGCAGCAGCGCATCCACTGGCTGCCGGAGGAAGTGCCGCTGGCCGACGACGTGAAGGACTGGGCGAAAAAGCTGACCGAGCCCGAACGCAACCTGCTGACGCAGATTTTCCGCTTCTTCGTGCAGGCCGACGTCGAAGTGAACAATTGCTACATGAAGCATTATTCGCGCGTCTTCAAACCGACCGAAGTGCAGATGATGCTGGCCGCCTTCTCCAACATCGAGACGGTTCATATCTCGGCCTACAGCCACCTGCTGGACACGATCGGCATGCCGGAAGCCGAATACGAAGCCTTCCTGAAATACGACCAGATGAAGGCCAAGTTCGACTACATGCAGGAATGGGGCGTCGAGACGAAGGAAGACATCGCGAAGACGCTGGCCGTCTTCGGCGGCTTCACCGAGGGCGTGCAGCTATTCGCCTCCTTCGCGATCCTGATGAACTTCCCGCGCTTCAACAAGATGAAGGGCATGGGCCAGATCGTGACATGGTCGGCCCGCGACGAGTCGCTCCACACCGTCTCGGCCATGAAGCTTTTCCGCACCTTCATCGACGAGAACCCGGAAATCTGGACCGAGAACCTCCGCAACGACATCTACAAGGCCTGCGAAACCATCATCCATCACGAGGACGCCTTCATCGACCTCGCCTTCGAAATGGGCGGCGTCGAGGGCCTCTCGGCGCAGGAAGTGAAGGATTACATCCGCTACATCGCCGACCGCCGCCTGGTGCAGCTCAACCTGCAGCCGATCTACCGCACCGAAAAGAACCCGTTGCCCTGGATGGACGAGATGCTGAACGGCATCGAACACACCAACTTCTTCGAGAACCGCGCCACCGAATATTCCAAGGCCTCGACGCGCGGCACATGGGATGAGGCCTTCGAATAA
- a CDS encoding HU family DNA-binding protein: MATKPAAKKAPAAAKKAPTAPTVPMSKLIAELAEKHGMSKKAATELFSDFVELTVKNLKKGNKVRLTGLGILQVRKRAARMGRNPATGEAIKIKASKKVAFRVAKDLKEAV; the protein is encoded by the coding sequence ATGGCCACTAAACCCGCTGCCAAGAAGGCTCCTGCCGCCGCCAAAAAGGCGCCGACTGCGCCGACCGTCCCGATGTCGAAGCTGATCGCCGAACTGGCCGAAAAGCACGGCATGTCCAAGAAGGCCGCGACTGAGCTGTTCAGCGATTTCGTTGAACTGACGGTCAAGAACCTGAAAAAGGGCAACAAGGTCCGTCTCACGGGCCTCGGCATTCTCCAGGTCCGCAAGCGCGCCGCCCGCATGGGCCGCAACCCGGCGACCGGCGAAGCCATCAAGATCAAGGCGTCGAAAAAGGTCGCCTTCCGCGTCGCGAAGGACCTGAAGGAAGCCGTCTAA
- a CDS encoding glutathione S-transferase family protein produces MLTLYHCNGARSMRSLWLLYEMGIEFELKELPFSMEGLRTPEYLAISPLGRVPCLVDDGVSVFESGAIAQYLGEHYDPQGKLHRAPGHAERTEWLIWLHYAETMAVHGASLVQQKVFIAKEERSPVVQKLESRRLEKALEVVDKHLADREYLLKSGFSAVDTNVGYSVHLAKGFVPLEPFANVVKYYERISARPAFIKAAASVPLSEQAPKSA; encoded by the coding sequence ATGCTGACGCTTTATCATTGCAACGGCGCACGCTCGATGCGCTCGCTCTGGCTGCTTTACGAAATGGGCATCGAATTCGAGCTGAAGGAGCTGCCTTTCAGCATGGAGGGCCTGAGGACGCCGGAATATCTGGCGATCTCGCCTTTGGGGCGCGTGCCCTGTCTTGTCGATGACGGCGTTTCGGTTTTCGAGTCGGGCGCCATCGCGCAATATCTCGGCGAGCATTACGACCCGCAAGGAAAGCTGCACCGCGCGCCTGGACATGCCGAACGCACCGAATGGCTGATCTGGCTGCATTATGCCGAGACGATGGCCGTGCATGGCGCGAGCCTTGTGCAGCAGAAGGTTTTCATCGCGAAGGAAGAGCGCTCGCCCGTCGTGCAGAAGCTCGAATCGCGGCGGCTCGAAAAGGCGCTTGAAGTGGTCGACAAGCACCTCGCCGACCGCGAGTACCTGCTCAAAAGCGGCTTCAGCGCGGTCGACACCAATGTCGGCTACAGCGTGCATCTGGCGAAGGGCTTCGTGCCGCTCGAACCGTTTGCGAATGTCGTGAAATATTACGAACGGATTTCGGCGCGGCCGGCCTTCATCAAGGCGGCGGCCAGCGTGCCGCTCAGCGAGCAGGCGCCGAAATCGGCATGA